TATTGTAGATGACGGCGCACGGAATGCCCTCGTGCAAGGCGGTAAAAGCCTACTTCCCGCCGGTATTCGACGCGTCGAGGGCAGCTTTGATTATAGCGATACCGTCTCATGCCTCACGGAAAAGGGCGTAGAGTTCGCTCGCGGTTTGGTAAACTATAACGCCGTGGAGACCACGAAACTCGCCGGAAAACACACTAAAGACATTGAAAAAATCCTCGGCTATCGCGATTACGATGAAATCATACACCGAGATAACCTCGTCCTACTCGACTGATTTTGCGTGTTTTCTAACGCTCTTGAAAATTTCCATCGATGCTGTTATAATATTCACCGCGTTTCTAACTACCAATTATCTATTGCGTGAATTCTCAAAGGAACATTATGAGCGAAAACATCCAACAACAGATTCAATCACAGGCTCGAAAAGCAAAATCGGCAATGCGTATCCTCTCGCGGAGTTCCGCCGATGTCCGGAATCATGCCCTTTTAGCCATGGCTGAAAGCCTACAAGCCTCCAAAGATAAAATTCAGGCGGCAAATCGCATTGATCTCGAAAACGGCGAAAAAACCGGGCTCGCTGCACCCCTCATGCAACGCCTCCTTCTTGACGATAAAAAAATCGAACGGATGGTGGACAACCTCCGTCAAGTCGCTGCCCTCCCCGATCCAATCGGCGCAGTCATCAGTATGGGTGAACGTCCCAACGGACTCAAGATTGGTACAGTTCGCGTCCCTATTGGGGTCGTTGCTGTCGTGTATGAGTCGAGACCTGATGTGACCGTCGAAGTATCCGCACTCTGTATCAAATCTGGAAACGGCGTTATCCTCCGAGGCGGCTCTGAAGCCATCCACTCCAATGCAACGCTTGCACGTATCCTCAGCGACACCGCCGCTGCAGAAGGTGTCCCAGATGCCATCCAGTTCGTTGACACCACCGACCGGCAGGCGGTTTATGAACTCATCCGCCTCCCAGAATACGTTGACCTCATCATTCCACGCGGTAGCAACGAGTTCGTCCAATTTTTGATGAAGGAGTCGGATGTTCCTGTACTGGGACATGCTGACGGTATCTGCCACATCTACGTTGACGCAGCTGCTGACCTCGAAATGGCGAACAAAATCTGTATGAACGCCAAGGTCGGATATAAAGTCGCTGTCTGCAACGCCGTGGAAACACTCCTTGTCCATACCGAAACTGCTGAAAAGTTCCTTCCCAGTTTCTGTGCAGCATTGCAGGAGGCGGATGTTGAAATCCGCGGATGCGAACGCACACAGCACCTCTATCCCGCAGCAAAACCTGCTACCGAAGAAGATTGGCGGACGGAGTACCTCGATTACATCCTATCCGTCAGAATCGTAGACGACATAGACACAGCGATTGATCACATTGAGGCCTACGGTTCACACCATTCTGATGCGATCATCACCGAAAGTTACGGCGCAGCACAACGCTTCCTCAAAGAGGTAGATTCTGCTGCCGTCTACGTCAACGCCAGCACTGTCTTCACTGACGGCTATGAATTTGGGTTGGGTGCAGAAGTCGGCATCAGCACGCAGAAGCTCCATTCCCGCGGTCCCATGGGACTTGAGGGGTTGACGACTTATAAGTACATCGTATACGGAGACGGTCAGGTGCGTGAGTAGACTTGCGGTATCTCCAAAAGTAGGTGCGGTTTCCAACCGCACCGATGTACAACACCTTTCTCCCGCTGGCGAGGTTTCCTAACCTCGCCTTCGTCCCATCGTGTATAGGTAACTCTAAAACCTACCATAAATGTCCTGCCGTAATTCAAAATTTGCTTGACTTTTTTGCACGTTGTGCTACAATGCTACGGCATATCACATGACAGGCAATAGCACCTGTTGTGCAACGACTCTACTTTAATTTTTTAAGACAAGGAGAAAATAAAATGGCAGGAATGATTCCAACAATTAGTTCCGGGGTTGCAGGACCGCTCGGCGTGTTACACCTCCCCCGATTCTGGTCGAAAGTGCTGATGGATGCCAAGGGTGTACTCCATGAAGATTATCCGGCATGCGGAGCAGGTTTTGATCAGATGGTATTGGATGGACTT
The sequence above is a segment of the Candidatus Poribacteria bacterium genome. Coding sequences within it:
- a CDS encoding glutamate-5-semialdehyde dehydrogenase, which encodes MSENIQQQIQSQARKAKSAMRILSRSSADVRNHALLAMAESLQASKDKIQAANRIDLENGEKTGLAAPLMQRLLLDDKKIERMVDNLRQVAALPDPIGAVISMGERPNGLKIGTVRVPIGVVAVVYESRPDVTVEVSALCIKSGNGVILRGGSEAIHSNATLARILSDTAAAEGVPDAIQFVDTTDRQAVYELIRLPEYVDLIIPRGSNEFVQFLMKESDVPVLGHADGICHIYVDAAADLEMANKICMNAKVGYKVAVCNAVETLLVHTETAEKFLPSFCAALQEADVEIRGCERTQHLYPAAKPATEEDWRTEYLDYILSVRIVDDIDTAIDHIEAYGSHHSDAIITESYGAAQRFLKEVDSAAVYVNASTVFTDGYEFGLGAEVGISTQKLHSRGPMGLEGLTTYKYIVYGDGQVRE